A segment of the Neochlamydia sp. S13 genome:
CTAAAGATCATGAGCAATATAACCCTTTAATTTAACAAAAATGAATGATTAAGAAGACAAGAGTATGCCATAAAACAAAAGCTTTAGCAACACTAAAACTGCACGACCAGCCCGGTCAGATCAGAGGAATTAAAAGCTGATTTCTTTATAAATCAGTCTCTTTTAAATTTTTAGGTTTTTATCGTTACTTAAGCTAGCTCTAATTAGAAATTAAGCCCAAAGTAATTTACCATAAAAACGGATAAGTGAAGAATTTAACGTTAGGCTTTTCGTAAAGCCAAAAGAATCTAAGGCACATAATAAAATTTATTTCATCTTTTCTTTTCCTTAAGATAGCGTCGCAACCCTAGATGGCACCCTTTCATATAAAAAACCTATAAGCTTTGTTTTTAAGCTTTTTTAGCTTCTTCTCGCGCTATCTCATCGATAGTAAGCACATCTTCTAAAGTATCTACCTTGGATAAGGGATGAGCGTTCATCAATTTTTCTAATTTATTACTAATATCTTGCCAGCCAATTTCCTTGTTTAGAAAGCGGTTAACTAAAACCTCATTAGCAGCATTCATATAACAAGGTAAGCTACCTCCCTGACGTATGGCCTCAAATGCAAGGCCCAAACAAGGAAATTTTTTGAAATCAGGAGGATAGAATTGAAATTCGTGAATTCTTGTAAAATCAAATCTAGGCAACATTCCTTGATCGCGTTCTGGATAAGTCATGGCATATTGAATGGGAACAATCATGTTAGGCTCTCCCATTTGTGCCATTATTGATCCATCTGTAAATTCGATCATGCTATGTATCAAACTTTGAGGGTGAATGACAACCTCAATTTGCTCCATAGGTACGCTAAACAACCAATGCGCTTCTATCGCTTCTAATCCCTTATTCATCAATGTCGAACAATCAATCGTCACTTTAGGGCCCATATTCCAGGTAGGATGAGCCAATGCTTGCTCAACACTTATTTGAGCTAGCTGCTCGCTAGACCAAGTACGAAAAGGACCTCCTGAAGCAGTGAGAATCATGCGATCAATTTTTTTAGGATCTTCTCCATTCAAGCATTGGAAAAGAGCACTATGCTCACTATCAATAGGAAGTAGATGCACGCCATTCTTTTTAATTAATGACATGATAAGCTCTCCACCCGAAACTAAAGATTCTTTATTAGCTAATCCTACGTTTTTACCTGCTTGGATAGCAGCTACTGTAGGAGCTAATCCTTTCGTCCCCGTCATCGCAGAAATGACCATTTCCGCCTTTCCATGCGTAGCTACTGCTTGCAGACCTTCAAGACCTGCCACCACTTCTACCTCAGGAAGTTTCCTTTTTAGTTCCATCGCCATTTTTTCATCGTAGACACAGATTAACTCTGGATGAAACTCACGAGCTTGCTGCTCTAGCAAATCAACATTAGATTTAGCGGCAAGAGCTACTATTCGAAATTTATCTTTCAAATGCCGGGCTACTTTCAATGTATTTAGACCAATTGAGCCTGTACTGCCCAAAATTGAGAGATTCTTCATGCTATCCTTTGTATTTGAAAGAAAAAGTATAGCTGAAAAATGAATAAAGTCAATGGCAGGCAAGCAAGCCGTAGATACATATCTAGTAGCCGAGTGAACAAAACTTCTTTTCATAAAAGTATTTTTTTCCTATACTACCCCCCATAGCTTCTCAAAATCTATCTCATGAGAAGGGGCACTTATCATTAATTAATAAGGAGAAAGGGAATCACATGCCCACAATTAACCAACTTGTACGGCAACCTCGTACACCTAAAAAAAGACGTAGCAAGTCTCCTGCTTTGCTAAAATGTCCACAAAGACGTGGCGTTTGCTTACAGGTAAAAACTAAAACACCTAAAAAGCCCAATTCAGCTCTTCGTAAAGTAGCATGGGTACGTTTATCAACCGGCCAAGAAGTAATCGCCTATATTGGTGGTGAAGGGCATAATCTGCAAGAACATAGCATTGTACTTGTCCGTGGTGGTCGTGTAAAAGACCTTCCCGGTGTACGTTATCATATCGTACGAGGAACATTAGACTGTGCAGCTGTACAGAATCGCAAAAAATCAAGATCGAAATATGGGGCAAAACGGCCCAAGTAACGCTAGAATATTCTCAATGGATATTTTGGCCCGTGGTTCGCGCTCTATAACTATTAAAAAGAACGCCAATCACGCGCAGGCTTATAGGATAATTTTCCTAAAATCCAGGTGAAGCATTCGATCTTCGATAAAGGCAGAAGCTTTAAAACTGCCAAGTATAAAAAAATACATCAACGAAGAGGAAAAAATGTCAAGAAGACGTAGAGCAGAAAAAAGACACATTGACCCTGAACCACTTTATGGCAGCACTTTGCTTGCTAAGTTTATCAATAGGGTGATGATCGGCGGAAACAAATCTGTAGCTCGCAGAATAGTATATAATGCTTTAGAAAAATTTGCCAAGCGCATCAAAGCAGAAAACCCTTTAGAAGCTTTTGAGCAAGCTTTAGAAAACGCTAAGCCCGCCTTAGAGGTTAAATCCCGGCGTATTGGTGGTGCTACCTATCAAGTACCTATTGAAATTCCTACTAACCGCCGTATCGCAATGGCAATGGGATGGATTATCAATCACTCTCGCGCTAAAACTGGGCGCTCCATGGAAGATGGTCTATCTACTGAGTTAGCTGATTGCTTCCATAATCAAGGTACCACCATTAAAAAGAAAGACGACACCCATAGAATGGCTGAAGCTAACAAAGCTTTTGCTCATTATAAATGGTAACGAAGGAAAGAATTAATTATGGCTAGACCTGAGAAAGAACACATTAAAAATGTACGTAATATTGGTATCATGGCTCACATTGATGCCGGTAAAACTACAACAACAGAAAGAATTCTGTATTATACCGGCCGTACACACCGCATGGGTGAAGTGCACGAAGGCGCGGCTACCATGGACTGGATGGAGCAAGAGCAAGAGCGTGGCATTACGATTACTTCCGCTGCAACCACGGTTTTCTGGAAAGAGTGCAAAATTAATATTATCGATACTCCTGGCCACGTGGATTTCACCATTGAAGTTGAACGTTCCTTGCGAGTTTTAGATGGTTCAGTAGCTGTATTTTGCTCAGTTTCTGGAGTAGAACCTCAGTCTGAAACAGTATGGCGTCAAGCAGACAAATACGGTGTCCCACGCATTGCGTTTGTTAACAAGATGGACCGTATCGGGGCGGACTTTTTCGATGCGATTAAAACCATGCGTGAAAAGCTTCACGCTAATGCGATCCCCGTTCACTGCCCTATCGGCGCAGAGTCGGAATTCAAAGGTATGGTTGATCTAGTCTGCATGAGAGCTTTTTTCTTCCACGATGAAACTTTAGGGGCCGACTGGGAAGAGGCAGACATTCCTGCAGATCTTCTGGAAAAATGCCAGCAATTGCGTTCAGAGTTATTGGATGAACTAGCCACTATAGATGAAAATAATGAAGAATTCATGACAAAAGTTTTGGAAAATCCCGACTCTTTAACAGTGGATGAAATCAATACAGTCATCCGTAAAGGTGTATGTACAAACAAATTTACTCCGGTACTATGCGGTTCAGCTTTCAAAAACAAAGGCGTACAGCACCTGCTTGACGCGGTTGTTAACTGGATGCCATCTCCTCTTGATCGGGGTCAAATTAAAGCCCATGATCTTAAAACCAATGAAGATATCTTTTTGAAACCCGAAGATAATGCGCCTTTTGCTGCCTTAGCTTTTAAGATCATGACAGACCCTTACGTGGGCCGTTTAACTTACATTCGTATTTATAGCGGTACCTTAGTGAAAGGGATGAACTTAATTAACAGTACCAAAGATAGTAAAGAAAGAATCTCCCGTCTTTTAGAAATGCATGCCAACCAGCGTAAAGAGAAAGACGAATTTTATACAGGCGACATTGCAGCTTGTATTGGGTTAAAGAAAGCTAGCACAGGCGACACAATCTGTTCTCCTGAGCACCCTATCTTGCTCGAAAAAATGGAGTTTCCAGAATCTGTAATTTCTATGGCTATTGAGCCGAAATCTAAAGGAGACCGTGAAAAGCTAGCTCAGGCTCTTTCTTCCTTATCCGAAGAGGATCCTACTTTCCGAGTTTACACTAATGAAGAAACGGGTCAAACAATCATTGCAGGTATGGGCGAACTTCACCTTGAGATCTTGCACGATCGTATGAAGCGCGAATTCAATGTAGAAGCTAGCGTCGGTAAACCGCAAGTTTCTTATAAAGAAACAATTACCTCAGCAGCTGCTAGCCAAACTAAATTTGTTAAACAATCCGGCGGCCGTGGTCAATATGCTCACGTCGAGCTAGAAATTGAACCAAACGAGAAAGGCAAGGGTAATGAAATTGTTAGCAAAATTGTAGGGGGATCGATTCCAAGAGAATATATACCTCCCACAATCAAAGGGATTGAAGAAGGCCTTGCTACGGGTGTGCTTGCTGGATACAATCTAGTAGATGTTAAAGTCTCTATTGTGTTTGGTTCCTACCATGATGTCGACTCTAACGAGATGGCCTTTAAAATTTGTGGTTCTATGGCTATTAAGGACGCTGCTAAAAAGGGTAAGCCGATTTTATTAGAGCCTATCATGAAAGTGGATGTGACTACCCCTGAACAATATATGGGCGATGTAATTGGCGATCTTAACCGTCGCCGTGGGCAGATTTTAGGCCAAGAAAACCATAAAGGTGCGGTCCTCATCCATGCTGAGGTTCCTCTTAGCGAAATGTTTGGTTACTCCACCTTGTTGCGCTCGCTATCCTCAGGACGTGCAACCTATGTGATGGAACCTAGCCACTTTGAAAAAGTGCCGGCAAAAATACAAGAAGAAATTATCAAGAAATAAGGTTTATCATCCTATGGCAAAACAACAAGAGAAACAAATAAAGCAAGAAAAGGTGCACAAGCCGGCGCGTCAAAAGATTCGTATTAGGCTTAAAGGATACGACCAACGTATCCTCGACCGTTCTACTGAAGATATTGTAGAAACAGCAAAGCGTACAGGTGCAGCAATAGCTGGTCCTATTCCTCTACCCACACGTATTGTAAAATTTACTGTTTTGCGCTCACCTAACATTGACCGCAAATCGCGTGAGCAATTTGAGATGCGCACGCACAAACGTCTTATTGACATCCTTAACCCCACCGGCAAAACTATCGACGCTCTTAAAACGTTGACCTTGCCAGCGGGCGTGGACATCAAAATTAAAGCGTAATTGTTTTTATGCTGTAGAGCTTAGCTTGGCTTAAGTTCTACAGCTTTTTCTCTCTTTCATAGTCTTTTGCTGATTTAAGCAAAAAAGCCCCCTAGACAGTCCCCATTCTCTAAGCTCATAAGCTTAGATTATTCAAGCAGTATAAACACTCCTCCCTTCTCTACATTCTTTGCCCAATGAATGAAGTTCTTAGCTTAATTTATTTAATCTTAGATAGAGGATTATACTTAAGGAAGCTGCTTAAAAGCGTATAGAGCTTATGAAGAATATCATTTTTTATTTTTAGTAAAAATCTTACTAGCTTTTCTTTCTGCTGCTAGAGCCTAGCAAGGCTTTAACTAGTAATAATTAATAAATAAAGCTGGAGAATCACTCTTTAAGCACTTAGAAATAACTTTCCCCTGAGAGACATATAGGATATAAGATAGCTGATCTACGGCGGAAGAAGAAAGAGAAGTACGCTGGATATAAATATACTCTTGCAGGCCATTAGGCAAACGATTTACCTCATAGGGAGAGCCAAATTGAGCCTCAATAGTTGTTATAGAGGTGCCTGGTACTATTCCCTCAAAACCTGAAGTAGTCATTATAGGGGCCATGCATCCAGTTAAAAAAAGCAACAACAAATTTAGGTAAACTTTTTCCATATTTTCCCCTCTATAATTGTTCGATATTGATCGGAAGAATTATATTCGGCACGCAACAAATAATCCCCATTTTCCTGCCGCTCATAGACTTCAAAGCCTTCAAAGTCATTGCTTAGAGGGTATTCCCAGGCTATAATTTTAGCATCGATTACCCCTTTACCATTTACGCTTCCAATAAGCTCATTTTCCAATCTGACGCTAAAAGAAGCGGGAGCCATTTCAAAAAAGGTCAATTGATTAGACACCTGTTCATCTACCCCATGTATTTCTACAGACTGCTGACAGATGTAACCTATATTTTCCTTCTGCTTATCTACTATCCATTTTGTATAAAAATGTAAGCTTTCGGGAGAAGTGCTAAAAGTTATTTTTCCCTCCCCTATCCAAACTCCTGGATGAAAAATAAAATGATGGGTTTGGTAATGAGTCATTAAAACATGAACCTCCGACTATAGATACTTTGTAAAATTCCTAGGGCCATCATAGTAGATAAAGTAGAAGATCCTCCATACGTAACCAGTACTAAAGGAACACCCGTAATGGGTAAAAAGCCACTCATCATACCAATGTTAACTAAAATGTGCATAGCCAGGTAAACTGTTATCCCTGCTGATAATAATCTACCAAAATGATCTTTAGCCACTACTGATACTTGAAAGCTAAAATAGATTAAAGCATAAAAAAGCATAAGCATAAGAAGCAAGCCTATAAAACCAAATTCTTCCCCAAAAGCCGGAAAAACTGAATCAGTATAAGCAGCAGGAAGCCAGCCACCGCTTGTATATTCGCTCTTCCTAAACCCTACTCCCGTTAGCCCACCTATGCCGATAGCAATAGAAGCACTTTTTTGATGATGAGTATAAGGATTCAGCCGATCAAACTGATAATCTTTTAAAATAAGGCTTGCATAGGGCCTTAATTTTTCATGAGGAAGCACGCCCAAAAAAATTAGAGCGACTATAATTAAAACGATAGAAGCCACAAAGGTCATAGCTTTAATTATCTTGGGATGGATATCTCCAAAATAAAACATGACAAGAGTGATAGGAAAAAGAACTAGAGCCGTCCCTAAATCAGGTTGCTTAAGGATTAGAATAAAAGGAATGCCTACGATAATCATGCTAAAGAAAGCTGTACGAAAAGAATGGGAATCTGTTTTGGTTCTTTCTAAAAACCAGCTTAAAGTGATGACTACGATCAGCTTAGCATATTCCGACGGTTGAAAGCTAATATTAATAAATGGAAGGCGATACCAGCGATTGACACGCGCAATTGAATCTGTAAAAAATAAGCCAACTAAAGATAAGATCACTAGGACATATAAAATCCATGCCAGCTCGCGCAATTTGTTGTAATCAAAACCTGCAAAAAAAATAAAAACAAACCCTCCTA
Coding sequences within it:
- the rpsG gene encoding 30S ribosomal protein S7 — encoded protein: MSRRRRAEKRHIDPEPLYGSTLLAKFINRVMIGGNKSVARRIVYNALEKFAKRIKAENPLEAFEQALENAKPALEVKSRRIGGATYQVPIEIPTNRRIAMAMGWIINHSRAKTGRSMEDGLSTELADCFHNQGTTIKKKDDTHRMAEANKAFAHYKW
- a CDS encoding FtsW/RodA/SpoVE family cell cycle protein, encoding MWNYQYLSRIDFRIIPVILGLMVMSLLVISAYSLEGSAEITEERLITPMVRQQIQWFMIGGFVFIFFAGFDYNKLRELAWILYVLVILSLVGLFFTDSIARVNRWYRLPFINISFQPSEYAKLIVVITLSWFLERTKTDSHSFRTAFFSMIIVGIPFILILKQPDLGTALVLFPITLVMFYFGDIHPKIIKAMTFVASIVLIIVALIFLGVLPHEKLRPYASLILKDYQFDRLNPYTHHQKSASIAIGIGGLTGVGFRKSEYTSGGWLPAAYTDSVFPAFGEEFGFIGLLLMLMLFYALIYFSFQVSVVAKDHFGRLLSAGITVYLAMHILVNIGMMSGFLPITGVPLVLVTYGGSSTLSTMMALGILQSIYSRRFMF
- the rpsL gene encoding 30S ribosomal protein S12; this translates as MPTINQLVRQPRTPKKRRSKSPALLKCPQRRGVCLQVKTKTPKKPNSALRKVAWVRLSTGQEVIAYIGGEGHNLQEHSIVLVRGGRVKDLPGVRYHIVRGTLDCAAVQNRKKSRSKYGAKRPK
- the rpsJ gene encoding 30S ribosomal protein S10, encoding MAKQQEKQIKQEKVHKPARQKIRIRLKGYDQRILDRSTEDIVETAKRTGAAIAGPIPLPTRIVKFTVLRSPNIDRKSREQFEMRTHKRLIDILNPTGKTIDALKTLTLPAGVDIKIKA
- a CDS encoding 1-deoxy-D-xylulose-5-phosphate reductoisomerase translates to MKNLSILGSTGSIGLNTLKVARHLKDKFRIVALAAKSNVDLLEQQAREFHPELICVYDEKMAMELKRKLPEVEVVAGLEGLQAVATHGKAEMVISAMTGTKGLAPTVAAIQAGKNVGLANKESLVSGGELIMSLIKKNGVHLLPIDSEHSALFQCLNGEDPKKIDRMILTASGGPFRTWSSEQLAQISVEQALAHPTWNMGPKVTIDCSTLMNKGLEAIEAHWLFSVPMEQIEVVIHPQSLIHSMIEFTDGSIMAQMGEPNMIVPIQYAMTYPERDQGMLPRFDFTRIHEFQFYPPDFKKFPCLGLAFEAIRQGGSLPCYMNAANEVLVNRFLNKEIGWQDISNKLEKLMNAHPLSKVDTLEDVLTIDEIAREEAKKA
- the fusA gene encoding elongation factor G, with amino-acid sequence MARPEKEHIKNVRNIGIMAHIDAGKTTTTERILYYTGRTHRMGEVHEGAATMDWMEQEQERGITITSAATTVFWKECKINIIDTPGHVDFTIEVERSLRVLDGSVAVFCSVSGVEPQSETVWRQADKYGVPRIAFVNKMDRIGADFFDAIKTMREKLHANAIPVHCPIGAESEFKGMVDLVCMRAFFFHDETLGADWEEADIPADLLEKCQQLRSELLDELATIDENNEEFMTKVLENPDSLTVDEINTVIRKGVCTNKFTPVLCGSAFKNKGVQHLLDAVVNWMPSPLDRGQIKAHDLKTNEDIFLKPEDNAPFAALAFKIMTDPYVGRLTYIRIYSGTLVKGMNLINSTKDSKERISRLLEMHANQRKEKDEFYTGDIAACIGLKKASTGDTICSPEHPILLEKMEFPESVISMAIEPKSKGDREKLAQALSSLSEEDPTFRVYTNEETGQTIIAGMGELHLEILHDRMKREFNVEASVGKPQVSYKETITSAAASQTKFVKQSGGRGQYAHVELEIEPNEKGKGNEIVSKIVGGSIPREYIPPTIKGIEEGLATGVLAGYNLVDVKVSIVFGSYHDVDSNEMAFKICGSMAIKDAAKKGKPILLEPIMKVDVTTPEQYMGDVIGDLNRRRGQILGQENHKGAVLIHAEVPLSEMFGYSTLLRSLSSGRATYVMEPSHFEKVPAKIQEEIIKK